From the genome of Varibaculum prostatecancerukia, one region includes:
- a CDS encoding ABC transporter permease codes for MRHLIGYNLKLLLSNRTLVFWTLVFPILLGLLFKGALGDIVNKEAFDTVSVAVVNSQVYQDSTFKIAFDDLSKEDSSPVSSENQPILKLRMVKTLEEGKRLLEDEEVSGVVEITGTSQAGISRDAKAHLTLASNGMEQTILKAILDEITQRTDMISNLTEREIAAKVRAHSPPGFQNVQPGQPPAFDPAQVAASVQDKLAKSGFTLRDRSPKSMDLLMAEFFSLLAMAALYGGLFSMTVMNNAQPPLGVIGRRVAVAPTSKAKLIISGIISSYLLQLVGLILLVAVCHFLFNIDFGSNWALTFLLTSLGALVGLSFGVAISALVPGGENMKVGVLIAVTMLGAVLAGMMGGTMRYVVDQKAPLVNKLNPTALITDGFYNLYYHPGFDGFWQDVTLLLIISAVLLGASLLVLRKQRYDSL; via the coding sequence ATGCGGCACTTGATCGGTTACAACCTAAAGCTGCTGCTTTCCAACCGCACCTTGGTTTTTTGGACGCTCGTCTTTCCAATCCTGCTGGGTCTGCTGTTCAAAGGGGCGCTGGGGGACATTGTCAATAAAGAAGCCTTCGACACCGTGTCGGTAGCGGTCGTAAACTCCCAGGTCTACCAAGATAGCACCTTTAAAATCGCTTTCGATGATTTAAGTAAGGAAGACTCCTCCCCCGTCAGCTCTGAAAACCAACCCATTTTGAAACTACGAATGGTCAAGACCTTAGAGGAAGGAAAAAGGCTTCTGGAGGACGAGGAAGTTTCCGGAGTAGTCGAGATTACCGGAACCTCGCAGGCAGGTATCAGCAGGGATGCCAAAGCACATTTGACCCTCGCCTCTAACGGGATGGAACAAACCATCTTGAAAGCGATTCTTGACGAAATCACTCAACGCACCGATATGATAAGTAATCTCACCGAGCGCGAGATTGCGGCAAAAGTTCGCGCTCACTCCCCGCCTGGCTTTCAAAATGTTCAGCCCGGCCAGCCTCCTGCCTTTGATCCCGCCCAAGTGGCGGCCTCGGTTCAAGACAAACTTGCTAAAAGCGGTTTTACTTTGCGTGACCGCAGCCCCAAATCTATGGACTTGCTGATGGCAGAGTTCTTCTCGCTGCTGGCTATGGCTGCCCTTTACGGGGGGCTGTTCTCCATGACAGTGATGAACAATGCCCAGCCGCCCCTGGGGGTAATCGGCAGACGAGTAGCGGTGGCACCTACCAGTAAAGCCAAACTGATTATCTCCGGAATTATTTCCAGCTACCTACTGCAATTGGTGGGGCTGATCCTCCTAGTGGCAGTGTGCCACTTCCTATTCAATATCGATTTTGGCTCCAATTGGGCATTAACCTTCCTATTAACTTCCCTCGGAGCCCTGGTCGGATTGTCCTTTGGGGTAGCGATTTCCGCGCTCGTTCCCGGCGGCGAAAACATGAAAGTTGGCGTCTTGATTGCAGTGACCATGCTCGGGGCGGTGCTGGCCGGCATGATGGGCGGAACTATGCGTTACGTGGTAGACCAAAAAGCTCCCCTAGTAAATAAGCTAAATCCCACCGCACTAATCACCGATGGTTTCTATAACCTCTACTATCACCCCGGGTTCGATGGTTTTTGGCAAGACGTCACCTTGCTGCTGATTATTTCGGCAGTGCTCCTGGGTGCCTCCCTGCTCGTCCTAAGGAAGCAGCGCTATGACAGTCTTTAA
- a CDS encoding ABC transporter ATP-binding protein, producing the protein MSNVIEVEGLTKDYQQLRALNNLTFQVRQGEILGLLGPNGSGKSTAINCMLSLLRFGSGSVKIFGEEMRPDAFDIKRRLGVVFQDVAVFDELTVAQNLEYFCGLYISEKAERAKKIDAAVKLVGLEDYLKFRPKQLSGGLLRRLNLACGIAHQPDLIFLDEPTVAVDPQSRNNILDGIVTLRDRGATVVYTTHYMEEVEQICDRIIILDKGEIIAQGTINQLKQLSDIEEKVTLQGVELPPELKEKLENNPQIESVTSRNRTVQLVYRHGQNHVSTLISQLSQTGVSYESIYSERPTLNDVFLQLTGKELRD; encoded by the coding sequence GTGAGCAACGTAATCGAAGTAGAGGGTCTAACCAAGGACTACCAGCAATTGCGTGCCCTCAATAACCTGACCTTTCAGGTTCGCCAGGGCGAAATCCTGGGGCTGCTCGGCCCCAATGGCTCCGGTAAATCAACCGCCATCAACTGCATGCTGTCCCTGCTACGTTTTGGCAGCGGGAGCGTGAAAATCTTCGGTGAAGAAATGCGTCCCGATGCTTTTGACATTAAACGTCGCCTAGGGGTGGTCTTCCAAGATGTAGCCGTATTCGATGAGCTAACCGTGGCGCAAAATCTGGAGTATTTTTGCGGACTCTATATTTCTGAGAAAGCCGAACGCGCGAAGAAAATTGACGCGGCCGTCAAGTTGGTGGGGCTCGAGGACTACTTGAAGTTTCGCCCCAAGCAGCTCTCGGGAGGGCTGTTGCGGCGCTTGAACCTAGCTTGCGGTATCGCCCATCAACCAGATCTGATTTTCCTAGACGAGCCGACGGTGGCAGTCGATCCGCAAAGCCGCAATAACATCTTGGACGGGATCGTCACTTTGCGTGACCGCGGCGCGACCGTGGTCTACACCACCCACTATATGGAGGAAGTGGAACAGATTTGCGACCGCATCATCATTCTTGACAAGGGTGAAATCATCGCTCAAGGTACCATTAACCAGCTGAAACAGCTATCAGATATTGAAGAAAAAGTTACCTTGCAAGGGGTGGAGCTACCCCCAGAGCTCAAAGAAAAGCTGGAAAACAATCCCCAAATTGAGTCAGTTACCAGCAGAAATCGTACAGTCCAACTAGTTTATCGGCACGGACAAAACCATGTTTCCACCCTCATCAGCCAATTGAGCCAGACCGGGGTATCCTATGAGTCTATCTACTCCGAACGTCCAACCCTAAATGACGTGTTTTTGCAGCTCACCGGCAAAGAACTGCGAGACTAA
- the ybaK gene encoding Cys-tRNA(Pro) deacylase: MGKKHVKTNAMRALENAGIEAQMTQVSSKGEFLDALTVAQALGVDPNLVYKTLVLEGGPGEHFVAVVPATHELDLKAVARCLGIKHVAMLPLKQLTPLTGYLKGACSPLGMKKDFPTVIDESAFGQEKIYVSAGKRGYQILVAAEDLARVIGAQRGEISRP; encoded by the coding sequence ATGGGGAAGAAACACGTGAAAACTAACGCCATGCGCGCCCTCGAAAATGCGGGTATAGAAGCGCAAATGACGCAGGTTTCTTCTAAAGGGGAGTTTTTAGATGCCCTCACGGTAGCGCAGGCGCTGGGAGTGGATCCGAATCTGGTATATAAAACCCTAGTTTTAGAGGGCGGCCCCGGAGAACATTTCGTGGCGGTAGTACCAGCTACGCACGAGTTAGATTTGAAGGCTGTCGCCAGGTGCCTTGGGATAAAGCATGTGGCAATGTTGCCCCTAAAACAGTTAACCCCGCTCACTGGTTACTTGAAAGGGGCCTGTTCGCCTTTGGGAATGAAGAAAGACTTCCCAACTGTAATCGATGAATCCGCTTTTGGGCAAGAAAAAATCTATGTGTCTGCAGGTAAACGCGGGTATCAGATTCTAGTTGCTGCTGAGGATCTAGCGCGGGTTATCGGGGCCCAGCGCGGGGAAATCTCTCGCCCCTGA
- a CDS encoding Nramp family divalent metal transporter → MAKQVTPDSQNAPDGKAAAKKGLLPLLGPAFVAAVAYVDPGNVAANITAGARYGYLLVWVLVLANLMAVVIQYQSAKLGLVTGKSLPEILGDRLPKAKRIAFWIQAEIIAAATDLAEIVGGAIALQLLFGLPLLTGGFIVGCVSLALLIFQNERRQRQFETIVIGLLVIITVGFLSGLVISPPDPAGVLGGLLPRFAGTDTVLIAASMLGATVMPHAIYLHSSLVNHRFSKRESHDVPHLLHVSKHDVVYALVVAGAVNIALLLLAASALSGKSGTDTIEGAHAAIQSALGNGIGIIFAIGLLASGLASTSVGAYAGSEIMGGLLHIRVPLFTRRLVTLIPALLILWLYPNPTWALVISQVALSFGIPLALVPLAAYTRKRELMGRYTDGLGMRWIMGVIAGLIIALNLLLVVLTFMGVDV, encoded by the coding sequence ATGGCAAAACAAGTAACCCCAGATTCTCAGAACGCTCCCGATGGCAAGGCGGCGGCGAAGAAAGGGCTGTTGCCGCTACTAGGCCCGGCTTTCGTAGCGGCAGTTGCCTATGTGGATCCCGGGAATGTGGCCGCTAATATCACCGCCGGCGCCCGCTACGGTTACCTACTGGTGTGGGTATTGGTGCTGGCTAACCTGATGGCAGTGGTTATCCAATATCAAAGCGCCAAATTGGGGTTAGTTACCGGGAAATCTTTGCCAGAAATCTTGGGGGATAGGCTTCCGAAAGCCAAACGTATCGCTTTTTGGATCCAAGCGGAAATCATCGCGGCTGCCACCGATCTAGCCGAGATCGTGGGGGGCGCGATTGCCCTGCAACTACTTTTTGGTCTGCCGCTTTTGACAGGGGGCTTCATCGTCGGTTGTGTATCTTTGGCGCTGCTGATTTTTCAGAATGAACGCCGGCAAAGACAGTTCGAAACCATAGTAATCGGCCTGCTGGTGATTATTACCGTGGGATTCCTGTCGGGTCTGGTGATAAGTCCGCCAGATCCCGCAGGGGTGCTAGGGGGATTACTGCCGCGCTTCGCGGGTACCGACACCGTGCTAATCGCGGCCTCCATGCTGGGGGCAACGGTAATGCCCCACGCCATTTACCTACATTCTTCGCTGGTTAACCACCGGTTCTCCAAACGGGAGTCCCATGATGTTCCCCACCTGTTGCATGTCTCCAAACATGACGTGGTCTATGCGCTAGTAGTCGCGGGCGCAGTAAACATTGCGTTGCTGCTGCTGGCGGCCTCCGCGTTATCTGGAAAGAGTGGGACTGACACTATCGAGGGGGCGCACGCTGCCATCCAAAGCGCCCTGGGTAACGGCATCGGAATAATTTTTGCGATTGGACTGCTAGCCTCCGGTTTAGCTTCCACTTCGGTAGGCGCCTATGCGGGTTCGGAAATCATGGGCGGACTACTCCATATTCGGGTACCGCTATTTACCCGCCGCCTAGTCACCTTGATTCCAGCATTACTGATCTTGTGGCTTTACCCCAACCCCACCTGGGCGTTGGTTATTTCTCAAGTGGCATTATCCTTTGGGATTCCCTTGGCATTAGTGCCACTGGCGGCTTATACCCGCAAACGCGAACTGATGGGTCGCTACACTGACGGGCTAGGAATGCGTTGGATTATGGGCGTCATTGCGGGCTTGATAATCGCCTTGAACCTGCTGCTAGTAGTGCTTACTTTCATGGGAGTAGATGTCTAG
- the glgB gene encoding 1,4-alpha-glucan branching protein GlgB codes for MSAKPVAVDPEVLANVAHGRYFDPHSVLGTHVGDDSVTIRTVAHLADAVEIVTPKGTFPATHEQDGIWVAVLDGTEIPDYRVRTTYGEETTELDDGYRYLPTVGEFDLYLIGEGRHEKLWEVLGAHLRTYDTEMGQTKGASFAVWAPNAQAVRVVGDFNYWEGETASMRSLGSSGIWELFVPNVEIGARYKFEILGPDGNWRQKADPMARACEIPPLTASVVTDEHHEWEDQEWMEKRAQTDPHNSPMSVYEMHIGSWSYDTHYRDLAEDLVAYVKDMGFTHVEMMPVSEHPFYGSWGYQQSGYYAPSARYGTPDDFRYLVDKLHQAGIGVILDWVPGHFPKDQFALADFDGTKLYEHPDPTRGEQPDWGTLIFNFGRNEVRNFLVANALYWLEEFHIDGLRVDAVASMLYLDYSREEGQWHPNQYGGRENLEAISFLQEANATCYRLHPGICMIAEESTAWPGVTAPTDAGGLGFGLKWNMGWMNDTLRYLREDPVNRSWHHGELTFSLVYAFSEHYILPLSHDEVVYGKGSILAKQPGDYWRQLAGVRCLYAYQWSHPGKQLLFMGGEFAQGAEWDADRSLDWFLLDDARNQGVQSAVRDMNHIYTTEPALWDDDHTGFEWIESNDSEHNVISYVRKYRDDHGEEHKMVCICNFAGNPHEGYRVGLPEGGEWEEILNTDDAKYGGSGVTNLGQVSAEAMEWNGRPYSVELRVPPLGALWLRPKQD; via the coding sequence ATGAGTGCAAAACCTGTAGCTGTAGATCCAGAAGTCCTTGCTAACGTTGCCCATGGGCGGTATTTTGACCCCCATTCGGTGCTCGGCACCCACGTTGGCGACGATTCCGTAACTATCCGTACCGTCGCCCATTTGGCGGACGCAGTCGAGATTGTCACCCCCAAGGGCACTTTCCCGGCAACCCATGAACAAGATGGCATTTGGGTGGCAGTCCTTGACGGCACTGAAATCCCTGATTACCGGGTGCGCACCACCTACGGTGAGGAAACCACGGAGCTAGATGATGGCTACCGTTACCTGCCTACGGTGGGCGAGTTTGACCTTTATTTGATTGGCGAAGGGCGCCACGAAAAACTTTGGGAAGTTCTGGGAGCGCATCTGCGCACCTACGACACCGAAATGGGACAAACCAAAGGCGCATCCTTTGCGGTGTGGGCACCCAATGCCCAAGCTGTGCGGGTGGTCGGCGACTTCAACTATTGGGAAGGCGAAACTGCCTCCATGCGTTCCCTGGGATCTTCCGGGATCTGGGAGTTGTTTGTCCCCAACGTCGAAATCGGAGCCCGCTATAAATTCGAGATTTTAGGGCCAGACGGAAACTGGCGGCAAAAGGCCGACCCCATGGCGCGCGCCTGCGAGATTCCCCCGTTGACTGCCTCGGTAGTTACCGACGAACACCACGAATGGGAAGATCAGGAATGGATGGAGAAGCGGGCACAAACTGATCCTCACAACTCCCCCATGTCGGTCTATGAGATGCATATCGGGTCTTGGTCTTATGACACCCACTACCGGGATTTGGCCGAGGATCTAGTTGCCTACGTGAAAGATATGGGCTTTACCCACGTAGAAATGATGCCGGTTTCCGAACATCCCTTCTACGGCTCCTGGGGCTACCAGCAAAGTGGCTACTATGCGCCTTCTGCCCGCTATGGAACTCCAGATGATTTCCGCTACCTGGTAGACAAGCTACACCAGGCAGGAATCGGGGTAATCCTCGACTGGGTTCCCGGGCACTTCCCCAAAGACCAGTTTGCACTGGCAGACTTTGACGGCACAAAACTCTATGAACACCCGGATCCCACCCGCGGGGAACAACCCGATTGGGGTACCCTAATCTTCAACTTTGGGCGCAATGAGGTGCGTAACTTCCTGGTGGCCAACGCCCTCTACTGGTTGGAAGAGTTCCATATTGATGGTTTGCGGGTCGATGCGGTAGCCTCCATGCTCTACCTGGATTACTCCCGTGAGGAAGGCCAGTGGCATCCTAACCAGTACGGCGGGCGCGAGAACCTAGAAGCGATTTCTTTCTTGCAAGAAGCCAACGCCACCTGTTACCGCCTGCACCCCGGTATCTGCATGATTGCTGAAGAGTCCACGGCGTGGCCAGGGGTAACTGCTCCTACCGATGCTGGAGGACTGGGATTTGGTTTGAAGTGGAATATGGGCTGGATGAACGACACTTTGCGTTACCTGCGTGAAGATCCGGTCAACCGTTCCTGGCACCACGGCGAACTTACATTCTCACTGGTGTACGCCTTCTCAGAACACTATATCTTGCCGCTATCTCATGACGAGGTCGTCTACGGCAAAGGATCGATTTTGGCGAAACAGCCCGGTGACTACTGGCGACAATTGGCGGGAGTGCGCTGCCTCTATGCTTACCAATGGTCACATCCAGGCAAGCAGCTCCTGTTCATGGGTGGCGAGTTCGCGCAGGGCGCCGAATGGGATGCGGATCGCTCGCTAGATTGGTTCTTACTAGATGATGCCCGTAACCAGGGAGTACAGTCCGCAGTACGCGATATGAACCATATTTACACCACGGAACCGGCACTTTGGGATGACGACCATACCGGGTTTGAGTGGATCGAGTCTAACGATTCCGAACACAACGTGATTTCTTATGTACGTAAGTACCGCGATGATCACGGTGAAGAGCACAAGATGGTTTGTATCTGTAACTTTGCCGGTAATCCCCACGAGGGATACCGGGTGGGTCTACCTGAGGGCGGTGAATGGGAAGAGATTCTCAACACCGATGACGCCAAGTATGGTGGCTCCGGAGTCACCAACCTGGGACAGGTTAGCGCCGAAGCCATGGAATGGAATGGTCGCCCCTACTCAGTAGAGCTGCGGGTACCGCCCTTGGGCGCCCTCTGGCTACGTCCCAAACAGGACTAA
- a CDS encoding NAD-dependent succinate-semialdehyde dehydrogenase — MDSQALKQYVENLEPAKAIWINNSGRAAASGETFPVIDPATTTPITEVSSGTAADARAALDAAASAQPGWAARSPRERGEILRRAWELMIASSKELANLMSWENGKAYGDSLGEASYAAEFFRWFSEEAVRSDGDYAIPPAGGSRTLVTARPVGVCALITPWNFPAAMATRKIAPALAAGNAVVLKPASETPLTALGVMRILKEAGVPAGVVNLVPSRHSADISETWLADPRVRLVSFTGSTPVGRSLLGLAAPRVVNTAMELGGNAAFVVGATADVDAAIEGLMIAKFRNGGQACTAANRIYLHKDIKEEFTQKLCQRVAALRVGAGLDPETEIGPVVNEKAMKGINQLLEAALEQGAKVLAKAPLPSDLAGYFVAPTVIEVPRADSPLLQNEIFGPLAPIKEYSCEDELLEMVNGTEMGLASYVYGDLNWALHLAEKIEAGMVGVNRGLVSDPAAPFGGVKQSGIGREGAREGIREFQEVQYFSIDW; from the coding sequence ATGGACAGCCAAGCATTGAAACAGTACGTAGAAAATTTAGAACCGGCGAAAGCCATTTGGATTAATAACTCCGGCAGAGCAGCTGCTAGCGGGGAAACTTTCCCGGTGATAGATCCGGCCACCACCACCCCGATTACCGAAGTTAGCTCGGGCACCGCCGCCGATGCACGCGCGGCACTCGATGCTGCGGCCAGCGCCCAACCGGGGTGGGCAGCGCGCTCTCCGCGCGAACGCGGCGAGATTTTGCGCCGCGCCTGGGAACTGATGATAGCCTCCAGCAAGGAACTCGCCAACTTGATGAGCTGGGAAAATGGCAAAGCCTATGGGGATTCCCTGGGCGAAGCCTCCTACGCCGCCGAATTCTTCCGCTGGTTCTCCGAAGAAGCAGTCCGCTCTGACGGGGATTATGCAATCCCGCCTGCAGGAGGCTCACGCACCCTGGTTACCGCCCGCCCGGTCGGGGTATGTGCGCTGATCACCCCCTGGAATTTCCCCGCCGCTATGGCCACCCGAAAAATCGCGCCCGCCCTCGCTGCCGGAAATGCGGTAGTGCTAAAACCGGCCTCCGAAACTCCCTTAACCGCCCTGGGAGTAATGCGAATCCTGAAAGAGGCCGGAGTGCCAGCGGGAGTGGTCAATCTAGTGCCCTCCCGTCACTCTGCCGATATTTCTGAGACCTGGCTAGCCGATCCCCGGGTGCGGCTAGTATCTTTCACCGGCTCTACCCCAGTTGGCCGCTCCCTGCTGGGTCTCGCAGCTCCCCGGGTAGTAAATACCGCCATGGAACTAGGAGGTAACGCCGCCTTCGTAGTCGGTGCCACCGCCGATGTAGACGCCGCTATTGAAGGACTAATGATCGCTAAGTTCCGTAACGGCGGTCAAGCCTGCACCGCCGCTAACCGCATCTACCTGCACAAAGATATTAAAGAAGAGTTTACACAAAAGCTATGCCAACGAGTAGCGGCCTTGAGAGTAGGGGCAGGACTGGATCCGGAAACCGAAATCGGCCCCGTGGTTAACGAAAAAGCCATGAAGGGGATAAACCAGCTTTTAGAAGCAGCCCTGGAGCAAGGGGCAAAGGTGCTGGCTAAAGCGCCGCTACCCAGTGATTTAGCCGGATATTTCGTGGCTCCCACAGTTATCGAGGTGCCGCGCGCCGACTCTCCCCTACTGCAAAACGAAATCTTCGGCCCCCTTGCCCCCATCAAGGAATATTCTTGCGAGGACGAACTCCTCGAAATGGTAAACGGCACCGAAATGGGTCTGGCCTCCTATGTTTACGGCGATCTGAACTGGGCGCTACATCTAGCGGAAAAGATCGAGGCCGGCATGGTAGGAGTGAACCGCGGCCTGGTTTCCGATCCCGCCGCCCCCTTTGGCGGAGTCAAACAATCCGGTATCGGCCGCGAGGGTGCCCGCGAAGGGATTCGGGAGTTCCAAGAGGTGCAATACTTCAGCATCGATTGGTAA
- a CDS encoding Glu/Leu/Phe/Val family dehydrogenase, with amino-acid sequence MSEDYKPNPYEDAKSQLREAQKILGFSEGDYDMLASPRREMSVSIPIRRDDGTHEVLHGYRVQHNLTRGPAKGGIRYNEHVDIDEVRALSMWMTWKCALVNLPYGGAKGGVTIDPSKYSQAELERVTRRYISEILPIIGPEKDVPAPDVGTNEQTMAWIMDTYSQFQGYTVPGICTGKPVSLGGSLGRAEATSLGVVIMVEAALEKKGIKFEEATLAVQGFGKVGRGAAEIAQRRGGKVVAISDIFGAIYNADGIDTKALGEYVDEKGKVVGFPGAEPLDAAELLLLDVDVVVPAAIEGVLTKDNAPDVKAKIIVEGANGPTDSAADKILNEKGVMIVPDILANSGGVIVSYYEWVQGRDNFFWPLERVQKEEEERITAAWKDVEAYAEEKGVTLRVAATVLAVERVLQAHKRRGLYP; translated from the coding sequence ATGTCCGAGGATTACAAACCGAATCCCTATGAGGACGCGAAGAGTCAGCTGCGAGAAGCCCAGAAAATCCTGGGTTTTTCCGAAGGGGACTACGATATGCTCGCTTCGCCTCGGCGCGAAATGAGCGTTTCGATTCCGATTCGTCGCGATGACGGCACCCACGAGGTGCTGCACGGATACCGAGTACAACACAACTTGACGCGCGGGCCTGCCAAAGGCGGCATCCGTTACAACGAGCACGTCGATATTGACGAAGTCCGCGCCCTGTCGATGTGGATGACCTGGAAATGCGCCCTAGTGAATCTGCCCTACGGCGGAGCTAAAGGTGGGGTGACTATTGACCCCAGCAAGTATTCCCAGGCTGAACTAGAGCGGGTAACTCGTCGCTACATTTCCGAGATTCTGCCGATTATCGGCCCGGAAAAGGACGTGCCCGCCCCCGATGTGGGAACTAACGAACAGACCATGGCCTGGATCATGGACACCTATTCGCAGTTCCAAGGCTATACAGTCCCCGGCATTTGTACCGGTAAACCGGTTTCCCTGGGCGGCTCTCTAGGTCGCGCGGAAGCCACCTCCCTGGGCGTAGTAATCATGGTGGAAGCTGCCCTGGAGAAAAAGGGCATCAAGTTTGAAGAGGCCACCCTGGCAGTTCAAGGTTTCGGTAAAGTAGGGCGCGGAGCCGCGGAAATCGCGCAGCGTCGCGGCGGCAAAGTAGTCGCCATTTCCGATATCTTCGGTGCCATCTACAATGCCGACGGTATCGACACCAAGGCGCTAGGCGAATACGTGGACGAAAAAGGCAAAGTGGTAGGCTTCCCCGGCGCTGAACCGCTCGATGCCGCCGAACTGCTGCTGCTCGACGTAGACGTAGTGGTGCCCGCCGCGATTGAAGGCGTGCTCACCAAGGACAATGCTCCCGATGTGAAAGCCAAGATCATTGTGGAAGGCGCGAACGGCCCCACCGATTCCGCCGCCGACAAGATTTTGAACGAAAAGGGAGTAATGATTGTTCCCGACATTCTGGCCAACTCCGGTGGCGTGATCGTCTCCTATTACGAATGGGTACAAGGACGCGACAACTTCTTCTGGCCGCTAGAGCGGGTACAAAAGGAAGAGGAAGAGCGAATCACCGCAGCCTGGAAAGATGTAGAGGCTTACGCCGAAGAAAAGGGCGTGACCTTGCGCGTCGCTGCTACCGTATTGGCGGTGGAGCGCGTCTTGCAGGCTCACAAACGGCGCGGTCTCTACCCGTGA
- a CDS encoding PucR family transcriptional regulator produces MHNVHMITVQALLGRPHLHIQSLWCPNPLAKLRWVATSEQINPAAFLEGNELLLTTSAGNPEGEAGWLEYAQRLVAGGITTLGFGLGFSHDKVPPLLVQAARESGLNLIEVAADQSFVALSQEVARMIETEATSGKYKLSALQQRLIRASAQPRGAEIITAELARGIGARVIIRDKAGRTIAQSVAPTVTVDLEDLAAEAWEGFSANTAQLSFETAEGYCLFTPINALGKETAWLQACWSVFPQPWQQQALSQASLLIASALANSRFVASYQGRLLQRAFELLLSGELGAAQILTEMAFPLSRALSGRYVPVVVTGEEGDLRVLTARVERAVTKSMPPPLWRFHASHLEMAIPVAALPLTLSNFSRKEFSALRAGVGQEYPISRFSTGLSGARQALRHTGNTQQVARWEEISRSGLMQVIGRETAAAFSGQFLRPLRGETDLLALLEQYVATKGNRQQMAQNLGLHRNTVATRLEKLQNKLGINLAEAGAQASAWVALQGRDS; encoded by the coding sequence GTGCATAATGTACATATGATTACTGTGCAGGCACTCCTGGGGCGGCCGCATCTACATATCCAATCCCTGTGGTGCCCTAACCCCTTGGCGAAACTGCGCTGGGTGGCGACCTCGGAACAAATAAATCCCGCTGCTTTTTTAGAGGGAAACGAGCTGTTGCTGACCACTTCCGCGGGGAATCCGGAGGGTGAAGCAGGTTGGCTGGAGTATGCTCAGCGCCTGGTGGCCGGGGGGATTACTACCCTGGGATTCGGTCTGGGGTTCAGTCATGACAAGGTACCTCCGCTTTTAGTGCAAGCAGCCCGGGAAAGCGGTCTTAACCTGATTGAGGTGGCCGCCGACCAGTCTTTTGTGGCGCTTTCTCAAGAAGTGGCGCGGATGATCGAGACCGAAGCCACCTCGGGCAAATATAAACTGTCGGCTTTGCAACAGCGGCTGATTCGCGCGTCCGCGCAGCCGCGAGGAGCAGAAATAATCACCGCAGAGTTGGCGCGGGGGATTGGCGCGCGGGTGATCATCAGGGATAAGGCGGGCAGGACGATAGCGCAGTCAGTAGCCCCTACGGTAACTGTCGATTTAGAGGACTTAGCGGCAGAGGCTTGGGAGGGATTTTCCGCCAATACGGCGCAGCTTTCCTTTGAAACCGCGGAAGGATACTGTCTTTTCACTCCGATTAACGCTCTTGGGAAGGAAACCGCCTGGTTGCAAGCCTGTTGGAGCGTTTTTCCGCAGCCTTGGCAGCAGCAGGCGCTCTCCCAGGCTTCCCTGTTAATCGCTTCGGCCTTGGCTAACTCTCGGTTCGTTGCCTCCTATCAGGGGCGCCTGTTGCAGCGGGCATTTGAATTGTTGCTTTCTGGTGAGCTGGGGGCGGCGCAGATTCTAACCGAGATGGCGTTTCCTCTCTCTCGCGCCTTAAGCGGGCGGTATGTGCCGGTAGTAGTTACCGGGGAAGAGGGGGATCTGCGGGTCTTGACTGCTCGGGTGGAGCGGGCAGTGACAAAAAGTATGCCTCCACCGCTGTGGCGTTTTCACGCCTCCCATCTGGAGATGGCGATTCCGGTAGCGGCGTTGCCGCTGACTTTGTCCAACTTTTCCCGGAAAGAGTTTTCTGCTTTGCGAGCAGGCGTGGGGCAGGAGTACCCGATATCTCGTTTTAGTACGGGTCTTTCTGGGGCGCGGCAGGCGCTGCGGCACACCGGAAATACCCAGCAAGTCGCCCGGTGGGAAGAGATTTCCCGTTCCGGGCTAATGCAGGTGATAGGTAGGGAAACCGCGGCTGCTTTTTCTGGGCAGTTTCTGCGACCTTTGCGCGGAGAAACGGATCTGCTGGCGCTGCTGGAACAGTATGTCGCCACTAAAGGTAACCGGCAGCAGATGGCGCAAAACCTGGGACTGCATCGTAACACCGTGGCGACGCGGCTGGAAAAACTGCAGAACAAGTTAGGGATTAACCTGGCAGAAGCCGGTGCCCAAGCCTCCGCTTGGGTAGCCCTCCAAGGACGCGATTCCTAG